From a region of the Alnus glutinosa chromosome 1, dhAlnGlut1.1, whole genome shotgun sequence genome:
- the LOC133862982 gene encoding uncharacterized protein LOC133862982 gives MDPLPNVGKVYSIIHQEEKQRLLHLPTLNSDSVVMAANRNFSHSRPNEPRGRGRGRPKCDHCGALGHWKDACYKLVGYPPNWDHSRSNQKFSQNKGSSPHVAHHVSTNPGTSHTNESSIPGLSAEQYRQLMDLLSPNHSANLAGPCHEEADWNG, from the exons ATGGATCCTCTTCCCAACGTTGGCAAAGTTTATTCCATTATCCACCAAGAAGAGAAACAGAGGTTGCTTCACCTCCCTACACTCAACTCTGATTCTGTGGTTATGGCAGCAAACCGAAACTTCTCACACTCTCGTCCAAATGAACCACGAGGAAGAGGACGTGGTAGGCCAAAATGTGATCACTGTGGCGCTCTTGGACATTGGAAAGACGCTTGCTATAAGCTAGTAGGCTATCCACCCAACTGGGATCATTCTCGCAGCAATCAGAAATTCAGTCAAAATAAAGGATCCTCTCCCCATGTTGCTCACCATGTCTCTACCAATCCAGGAACATCTCATACTAATGAAAGTTCGATACCAGGACTATCTGCTGAGCAATACCGCCAATTGATGGACCTTCTCTCGCCAAATCATTCAGCCAATCTTGCTG GACCTTGCCACGAGGAAGCTGATTGGAATGGGTGA